A segment of the Cohnella algarum genome:
GATAAAAATCGGACGCTCGTCCGGCGTCTTGTTCGGCGTATGGAGCGTCAGGACGAGCTTGCCCTCGAACGTGCGGAACGCCATGCCGTGACCGCCGTCGTTCCGGTACAGCGGTTCGTCCTCGTGCGTCCAAGGCCCCGTCACCCGGCCCGACTCGGACCTTGCGAGGCCGAGAGCGTACGTGTTGTCGATAAAGCCGGCCCACAGCATGCACAACGCGCCGGAAGCGCCGCGGAACAAATAAGGGCCGTCCGTCACGTAATTGTCCCGGTTCGGGAACCGCGGCGACACGTACGGCGTCGTCCACGGCGCTTCCGAGGCGCGAAACAGGACGACAGGCTCCGAAACCGCTCGCTTCAAGTCCTTGTCAAGCCGGACCGCGCACACTTCGCCGTCGGTTACCTGCTGCCATTCGTGGCAGAATACCATCCACGGCCGATGCTCCTCGTCGACGAACAGGCTGCCGTCCAGCGAGCTCCAGGGCTCCGGCGTAATCGGCCCGTCGCTGTTGAGCGCGAACGGCCCGAGCAGCCTGTCCGAAGACAGCGCCGCCGTCCCGAGCAGGCCGTTATCCTTTCTCCGGAACGTAGCGAACATATAGTAACGGCCGCCGTAGGCGTACACCTCGGGCGCCCAGAAATTCGTGTCCGAAAAGAAGTCCTCGTCCGGGCGAAACACCGGGAACGGTCCTTCCCAATGCTGCAAATCGTCGCTCCGGTACGCGTCGAAGCCCGTTCCTTTCCCCCAAATATTCGCATCGGTGCTGCCGAACAAATAATACTTTCCCTCTTCGGGCACGGGGACCACGAACGGGTCCCGGATTTGCACGTCCCGGCT
Coding sequences within it:
- a CDS encoding glycoside hydrolase family 43 protein, with amino-acid sequence MKKSRDVQIRDPFVVPVPEEGKYYLFGSTDANIWGKGTGFDAYRSDDLQHWEGPFPVFRPDEDFFSDTNFWAPEVYAYGGRYYMFATFRRKDNGLLGTAALSSDRLLGPFALNSDGPITPEPWSSLDGSLFVDEEHRPWMVFCHEWQQVTDGEVCAVRLDKDLKRAVSEPVVLFRASEAPWTTPYVSPRFPNRDNYVTDGPYLFRGASGALCMLWAGFIDNTYALGLARSESGRVTGPWTHEDEPLYRNDGGHGMAFRTFEGKLVLTLHTPNKTPDERPIFIEVREENGKMTVGRQL